A genomic region of Micropterus dolomieu isolate WLL.071019.BEF.003 ecotype Adirondacks linkage group LG11, ASM2129224v1, whole genome shotgun sequence contains the following coding sequences:
- the ppm1aa gene encoding protein phosphatase 1A isoform X2, translating to MGAFLDKPKMEKYNSRGEGNNLRYGLSSMQGWRVEMEDAHTAVIGLPHGLDPWSFFAVYDGHAGSQVAKYCCEHLLEHITSNSDFQSALQEDPSVDSVKNGIRTGFLQIDEHMRTISEKKHGVDRSGSTAVGVMISPSHIYFINCGDSRGLLSRGGAVHFFTQDHKPSNPLEKERIQNAGGSVMIQRVNGSLAVSRALGDFDYKCVHGKGPTEQLVSPEPEVYAIERCEGEDEFIILACDGIWDVMANEELCDFVRSRLEVTDDLERVSNEIVDTCLYKGSRDNMSVVLICFPGAPKVSPEAVKRETELDKYLEARVEEIIKKQGDEGVPDLVHVMRTLASESIPNLPPGGELASKRSVIEAVYNKLNPYRSDDTLVWSELTRLQQA from the exons ATGGGTGCATTTCTGGATAAACCAAAGATGGAAAAATACAATTCCCGTGGTGAGGGTAACAACCTGAGGTATGGCCTGAGCAGCATGCAAGGCTGGCGGGTAGAGATGGAAGATGCACACACAGCAGTAATTGGTCTGCCTCATGGTCTCGATCCCTGGTCATTCTTTGCTGTTTATGATGGGCATGCTGGCTCTCAGGTGGCCAAGTACTGCTGTGAGCACCTGCTGGAGCACATCACTAGCAACTCAGACTTCCAGAGTGCTCTGCAGGAGGACCCCTCTGTGGACAGCGTGAAGAATGGGATCCGCACAGGATTCCTGCAGATTGATGAACACATGCGAACCATCTCCGAGAAGAAGCATGGCGTGGACCGCAGTGGCTCCACTGCAGTGGGGGTGATGATTTCTCCGAGTCATATCTACTTTATCAACTGTGGTGACTCACGGGGACTCCTCAGCCGAGGCGGAGCTGTGCACTTCTTCACACAGGATCACAAACCCAGCAACCCTCTGGAGAAGGAAAGGATCCAGAATGCCGGTGGCTCAGTCATGATCCAGCGAGTTAATGGGTCCCTAGCTGTGTCTCGGGCTTTGGGAGACTTCGACTACAAGTGTGTGCATGGAAAAGGCCCAACAGAGCAACTTGTGTCTCCTGAGCCCGAAGTTTATGCAATAGAAAGATGCGAGGGGGAAGATGAATTCATTATACTAGCTTGTGATGGCATCTGGGATGTCATGGCCAATGAGGAACTGTGTGACTTTGTCAGGTCAAGGCTAGAGGTGACGGATGATCTTGAAAGAGTCAGCAATGAAATTGTTGACACCTGCTTGTACAAG GGAAGCCGGGACAATATGAGTGTTGTGTTAATCTGCTTTCCTGGGGCCCCAAAGGTATCTCCAGAAGCGGTGAAACGGGAGACTGAGCTGGATAAATATCTGGAGGCCAGAGTAGAAG AGATCATCAAAAAGCAGGGGGATGAAGGTGTTCCGGATTTGGTCCATGTTATGCGGACGTTAGCATCTGAGAGCATCCCTAACCTCCCTCCTGGAGGAGAGCTGGCAAGCAA ACGAAGTGTTATAGAAGCGGTGTACAACAAACTCAACCCCTACCGAAGCGATGACACA ctggtttggagcgaattaACCAGGCTACAGCAAGCGTAG
- the ppm1aa gene encoding protein phosphatase 1A isoform X1 codes for MGAFLDKPKMEKYNSRGEGNNLRYGLSSMQGWRVEMEDAHTAVIGLPHGLDPWSFFAVYDGHAGSQVAKYCCEHLLEHITSNSDFQSALQEDPSVDSVKNGIRTGFLQIDEHMRTISEKKHGVDRSGSTAVGVMISPSHIYFINCGDSRGLLSRGGAVHFFTQDHKPSNPLEKERIQNAGGSVMIQRVNGSLAVSRALGDFDYKCVHGKGPTEQLVSPEPEVYAIERCEGEDEFIILACDGIWDVMANEELCDFVRSRLEVTDDLERVSNEIVDTCLYKGSRDNMSVVLICFPGAPKVSPEAVKRETELDKYLEARVEEIIKKQGDEGVPDLVHVMRTLASESIPNLPPGGELASKRSVIEAVYNKLNPYRSDDTEEERLSDNVKWR; via the exons ATGGGTGCATTTCTGGATAAACCAAAGATGGAAAAATACAATTCCCGTGGTGAGGGTAACAACCTGAGGTATGGCCTGAGCAGCATGCAAGGCTGGCGGGTAGAGATGGAAGATGCACACACAGCAGTAATTGGTCTGCCTCATGGTCTCGATCCCTGGTCATTCTTTGCTGTTTATGATGGGCATGCTGGCTCTCAGGTGGCCAAGTACTGCTGTGAGCACCTGCTGGAGCACATCACTAGCAACTCAGACTTCCAGAGTGCTCTGCAGGAGGACCCCTCTGTGGACAGCGTGAAGAATGGGATCCGCACAGGATTCCTGCAGATTGATGAACACATGCGAACCATCTCCGAGAAGAAGCATGGCGTGGACCGCAGTGGCTCCACTGCAGTGGGGGTGATGATTTCTCCGAGTCATATCTACTTTATCAACTGTGGTGACTCACGGGGACTCCTCAGCCGAGGCGGAGCTGTGCACTTCTTCACACAGGATCACAAACCCAGCAACCCTCTGGAGAAGGAAAGGATCCAGAATGCCGGTGGCTCAGTCATGATCCAGCGAGTTAATGGGTCCCTAGCTGTGTCTCGGGCTTTGGGAGACTTCGACTACAAGTGTGTGCATGGAAAAGGCCCAACAGAGCAACTTGTGTCTCCTGAGCCCGAAGTTTATGCAATAGAAAGATGCGAGGGGGAAGATGAATTCATTATACTAGCTTGTGATGGCATCTGGGATGTCATGGCCAATGAGGAACTGTGTGACTTTGTCAGGTCAAGGCTAGAGGTGACGGATGATCTTGAAAGAGTCAGCAATGAAATTGTTGACACCTGCTTGTACAAG GGAAGCCGGGACAATATGAGTGTTGTGTTAATCTGCTTTCCTGGGGCCCCAAAGGTATCTCCAGAAGCGGTGAAACGGGAGACTGAGCTGGATAAATATCTGGAGGCCAGAGTAGAAG AGATCATCAAAAAGCAGGGGGATGAAGGTGTTCCGGATTTGGTCCATGTTATGCGGACGTTAGCATCTGAGAGCATCCCTAACCTCCCTCCTGGAGGAGAGCTGGCAAGCAA ACGAAGTGTTATAGAAGCGGTGTACAACAAACTCAACCCCTACCGAAGCGATGACACA
- the ppm1aa gene encoding protein phosphatase 1A isoform X3, translated as MGAFLDKPKMEKYNSRGEGNNLRYGLSSMQGWRVEMEDAHTAVIGLPHGLDPWSFFAVYDGHAGSQVAKYCCEHLLEHITSNSDFQSALQEDPSVDSVKNGIRTGFLQIDEHMRTISEKKHGVDRSGSTAVGVMISPSHIYFINCGDSRGLLSRGGAVHFFTQDHKPSNPLEKERIQNAGGSVMIQRVNGSLAVSRALGDFDYKCVHGKGPTEQLVSPEPEVYAIERCEGEDEFIILACDGIWDVMANEELCDFVRSRLEVTDDLERVSNEIVDTCLYKGSRDNMSVVLICFPGAPKVSPEAVKRETELDKYLEARVEEIIKKQGDEGVPDLVHVMRTLASESIPNLPPGGELASKRSVIEAVYNKLNPYRSDDTDSASTDDMW; from the exons ATGGGTGCATTTCTGGATAAACCAAAGATGGAAAAATACAATTCCCGTGGTGAGGGTAACAACCTGAGGTATGGCCTGAGCAGCATGCAAGGCTGGCGGGTAGAGATGGAAGATGCACACACAGCAGTAATTGGTCTGCCTCATGGTCTCGATCCCTGGTCATTCTTTGCTGTTTATGATGGGCATGCTGGCTCTCAGGTGGCCAAGTACTGCTGTGAGCACCTGCTGGAGCACATCACTAGCAACTCAGACTTCCAGAGTGCTCTGCAGGAGGACCCCTCTGTGGACAGCGTGAAGAATGGGATCCGCACAGGATTCCTGCAGATTGATGAACACATGCGAACCATCTCCGAGAAGAAGCATGGCGTGGACCGCAGTGGCTCCACTGCAGTGGGGGTGATGATTTCTCCGAGTCATATCTACTTTATCAACTGTGGTGACTCACGGGGACTCCTCAGCCGAGGCGGAGCTGTGCACTTCTTCACACAGGATCACAAACCCAGCAACCCTCTGGAGAAGGAAAGGATCCAGAATGCCGGTGGCTCAGTCATGATCCAGCGAGTTAATGGGTCCCTAGCTGTGTCTCGGGCTTTGGGAGACTTCGACTACAAGTGTGTGCATGGAAAAGGCCCAACAGAGCAACTTGTGTCTCCTGAGCCCGAAGTTTATGCAATAGAAAGATGCGAGGGGGAAGATGAATTCATTATACTAGCTTGTGATGGCATCTGGGATGTCATGGCCAATGAGGAACTGTGTGACTTTGTCAGGTCAAGGCTAGAGGTGACGGATGATCTTGAAAGAGTCAGCAATGAAATTGTTGACACCTGCTTGTACAAG GGAAGCCGGGACAATATGAGTGTTGTGTTAATCTGCTTTCCTGGGGCCCCAAAGGTATCTCCAGAAGCGGTGAAACGGGAGACTGAGCTGGATAAATATCTGGAGGCCAGAGTAGAAG AGATCATCAAAAAGCAGGGGGATGAAGGTGTTCCGGATTTGGTCCATGTTATGCGGACGTTAGCATCTGAGAGCATCCCTAACCTCCCTCCTGGAGGAGAGCTGGCAAGCAA ACGAAGTGTTATAGAAGCGGTGTACAACAAACTCAACCCCTACCGAAGCGATGACACA GACTCTGCGTCCACAGACGACATGTGGTAA